The Vidua chalybeata isolate OUT-0048 chromosome 29, bVidCha1 merged haplotype, whole genome shotgun sequence genome window below encodes:
- the ARHGEF2 gene encoding rho guanine nucleotide exchange factor 2 isoform X2 produces MCCCSCAPFPVDGEAEGPLSRERGKDKERMKEGKEKDARYTNGHLFTTISVSGMTMCFACNKSITAKEALVCPTCNVTIHNRCKDTLPNCTKVKQKQQKAALLKNSSALQSVSLRNKNAIRERPNSAIYPSESFRQTLLGPRRGRPSLSLSKSVSTTNISGTFNDDSPLGIRRILSQSTDSLNMRNRTLSVESLIDEGPDVILSQLLSDLEADGKEFEADSWSLAVDNSFLQQHRMDVMKRQDVIYELMQTELHHVRTLKIMGALFRRAMLEELQLDPGTVQRIFPCLDELSHIHERFLAQLLERRRESLAQDSNKNFVIDRLGDILVTQFSGPSAEQLRKAYAEFCSKHTKALKEYKDLLARDKRFQQFIRRVTRSPLLRRHGVPECILLVTQRITKYPVLIERILKNSKDNEGDCADLSRALRLVKELLSAVDEEVHAWELRGRLWDVFRRVDPRAKVPLLWDNHPGAFGRDELLRRKLVHSGGMLWKTAAGRFKDVLVLLMTDVLVFLQEKDQKYTFPMLDKPAVISLQNLIVRDIANQEKGMFLISAAPPEMYEVHAASRDDRNHWMKVIQQAVSLCPSRQDFPLIETETEASLRKLKERMEQQDRQIAALLEDKVGIFADMLALGSGCSEPTPAPRGTPFPGDPARGPRGDVLLHDAIQEVECLKEIFTGCTRDQNQNNPPEAESCTSPSASNGDSGSINGSLEFRVDPDAGQRDGNGNQVPPRGSQEEINQRLVNLYGLLLRLQVQLTHQEVLLELQLPEGLQRPRPRRGSQPAVPVTGGAEPGPGAELALLQRQHGLVQEELSRCRQLCQERAQEAAALESRLRDSERERSRLERELQEARGAPAGPRGRRAVEPRRRSLPAGDALYLSFTPPQLSHGSPPPGLPYHPPAFPSPRDELEFRGTDPERLREGEDSLDVLLEDEGGLGSRHSPPASPRDFLRMQDIPEEVENSQELKEGNGDS; encoded by the exons CCTGCAATGTCACCATCCACAACCGCTGCAAGGACACCCTGCCCAACTGCACCAAAGTGAAGCAGAAG CAGCAGAAGGCGGCACTGCTGAAgaacagctcagccctgcagtcGGTGTCCCTGCGCAACAAGA atgcCATCCGGGAGCGCCCCAATTCTGCCATCTACCCCTCGGAGAGCTTCCGGCAGACACTGCTGGGGCCCCGCCGTGGCCGCCCCTCCTTGTCCCTCTCCAAGAGCGTCTCCACCACCAACATCTCGGG GACGTTCAACGATGACTCTCCCCTGGGCATCCGGCGGATCCTGTCCCAGTCCACGGATTCCCTCAACATGCGCAACCGGACGCTCTCGGTGGAGTCATTGATTGATGAAG GCCCTGACGTCATCCTGAGCCAGCTGCTGAGCGATTTGGAGGCAGATGGGAAGGAGTTCGAGGCGGATTCCTGGAGCCTGGCAGTGGATaacagcttcctgcagcagcaccgcATGGACGTCATGAAGCGACAGGATGTCATCTACg AGCTGATGCAGACGGAGCTGCACCACGTGCGGACGCTGAAGATCATGGGCGCCCTGTTCCGCAGGGCaatgctggaggagctgcagctggaccCCGGCACCGTCCAGCGCATCTTCCCCTGCCTTGATGAGCTCAGCCACATCCACGAGCGCTTCCtggcccagctcctggagcGGCGCCGGGAATCGCTGGCCCAGGACAGCAACAAGAACTTCGTCATCGACCGCCTCGGTGACATCCTCGTCACCCAG TTCTCGGGCCCGAGCGCGGAGCAGCTGCGCAAAGCCTATGCCGAGTTCTGCAGCAAGCACACCAAGGCACTCAAGGAGTACAAGGACCTGCTGGCCCGGGACAAGCGCTTCCAGCAGTTCATCCGG cGGGTGACACGGTCCCCCCTCCTCCGCCGCCACGGCGTCCCCGAGTGCATCCTGCTGGTGACGCAGCGCATCACCAAGTACCCAGTGCTCATCGAGCGCATCCTTAAGAATTCCAAAG ACAACGAAGGGGACTGCGCGGACCTGTCGCGGGCGCTGCGGTTGGTGAAGGAGCTGCTCTCGGCCGTGGACGAGGAGGTTCACGCGTGGGAGCTCCGCGGGCGCCTCTGGGACGTTTTCCGGCGCGTGGATCCCCGCGCCAAGGTGCCGCTGCTCTGGGACAACCACCCCGGAGCCTTCGGGAGGGACGAGCTGCTCCGCAGGAAGCTGGTGCACAGCGGGGGGATGCTCTGGAAAACGGCGGCTGGCCGCTTCAAAG ACGTCCTGGTGCTGCTGATGACGGACGTGCTGGTGTTCCTGCAAGAGAAGGACCAGAAATACACCTTCCCCATGCTG GACAAGCCGGCTGTCATCTCCCTGCAAAACCTGATCGTGCGGGACATTGCCAACCAGGAGAAGGGGATGTTCCTGAtcagcgcggccccgcccgAGATGTACGAGGTGCACGCGGCTTCCCGGGATGACCGCAACCACTGGATGAAGGTCATTCAGCAGGCCGTCAGCCT CTGTCCAAGCCGCCAGGATTTTCCCCTGATTGAGACGGAGACTGAAGCGTCTTTGCGGAAGCTGAAAG AGCggatggagcagcaggaccGTCAGATCGCGGCACTGCTGGAGGACAAGGTTGGGATTTTTGCCGACATGCTGGCGCTGGGCAGCGGCTGCTCCGagcccaccccagccccccGCGGGACCCCCTTCCCAGGGGACCCCGCCCGGGGACCCCGCGGGGACGTGCTGCTGCACGACGCCATCCAGGAAG TGGAGTGCCTGAAGGAGATTTTCACGGGATGCACCCGGGATCAGAACCAGAACAACCCCCCCGAGGCCGAGAGCTGCACCAGCCCCAGCGCCAGCA ACGGTGACTCCGGCAGCATCAACGGCTCCTTGGAATTCCGAGTGGATCCAGATGCTGGGCAGCGG GACGGGAATGGGAACCAGGTCCCGCCGAGGGGATCCCAGGAG GAGATCAACCAGCGCCTGGTGAACCTGTATGGGCTCCTGCTGCGGCTCCag GTCCAGCTGACCCaccaggaggtgctgctggagctgcagctgccggAGGGGCTgcagcggccgcggccccgccggggctcCCAGCCGGCCGTGCCGGTAACCGGGGGCGCGGAGCCGGGCCCCGGGGCGGAGCTGGCGCTGCTGCAGCGGCAGCACGGGctggtgcaggaggagctgagccGCTGCcggcagctgtgccaggagcgGGCGCaggaggcggcggcgctggAGTCGCGGCTGCGGGACAGCGAACGGGAGCGGTCCCGGTTGGAACGGGAGCTGCAGGAGGCGCGGGGGgcgccggcggggccgcggggccggcgggcaGTGGAGCCCCGGCGCAGGAGCCTCCCGGCCGGGGACGCACTGTACCTGAGCTTCACCCCCCCGCAG CTGAGCCACGGCAGCCCCCCCCCCGGCCTCCCGTACCACccccctgccttccccagccctcGGGACGAGCTGGAATTCCGGGGAACTGACCCCGAACGGCTGCGGGAGGGTGAGGACTCCCTGGACGTGCTCCTGGAGGACGAGGGGGGCTTGGGGAGCCGCCACTCCCCCCCCGCCAGCCCCCGAG ATTTCCTGAGGATGCAGGATATTCCCGAGGAGGTGGAGAacagccaggagctgaaggagggcaATGGGGACAGTTAG
- the ARHGEF2 gene encoding rho guanine nucleotide exchange factor 2 isoform X3 has translation MSRIESLSRTRSDRAKGKDKERMKEGKEKDARYTNGHLFTTISVSGMTMCFACNKSITAKEALVCPTCNVTIHNRCKDTLPNCTKVKQKQQKAALLKNSSALQSVSLRNKNAIRERPNSAIYPSESFRQTLLGPRRGRPSLSLSKSVSTTNISGTFNDDSPLGIRRILSQSTDSLNMRNRTLSVESLIDEGPDVILSQLLSDLEADGKEFEADSWSLAVDNSFLQQHRMDVMKRQDVIYELMQTELHHVRTLKIMGALFRRAMLEELQLDPGTVQRIFPCLDELSHIHERFLAQLLERRRESLAQDSNKNFVIDRLGDILVTQFSGPSAEQLRKAYAEFCSKHTKALKEYKDLLARDKRFQQFIRRVTRSPLLRRHGVPECILLVTQRITKYPVLIERILKNSKDNEGDCADLSRALRLVKELLSAVDEEVHAWELRGRLWDVFRRVDPRAKVPLLWDNHPGAFGRDELLRRKLVHSGGMLWKTAAGRFKDVLVLLMTDVLVFLQEKDQKYTFPMLDKPAVISLQNLIVRDIANQEKGMFLISAAPPEMYEVHAASRDDRNHWMKVIQQAVSLCPSRQDFPLIETETEASLRKLKERMEQQDRQIAALLEDKVGIFADMLALGSGCSEPTPAPRGTPFPGDPARGPRGDVLLHDAIQEVECLKEIFTGCTRDQNQNNPPEAESCTSPSASNGDSGSINGSLEFRVDPDAGQRDGNGNQVPPRGSQEEINQRLVNLYGLLLRLQVQLTHQEVLLELQLPEGLQRPRPRRGSQPAVPVTGGAEPGPGAELALLQRQHGLVQEELSRCRQLCQERAQEAAALESRLRDSERERSRLERELQEARGAPAGPRGRRAVEPRRRSLPAGDALYLSFTPPQLSHGSPPPGLPYHPPAFPSPRDELEFRGTDPERLREGEDSLDVLLEDEGGLGSRHSPPASPRDFLRMQDIPEEVENSQELKEGNGDS, from the exons CCTGCAATGTCACCATCCACAACCGCTGCAAGGACACCCTGCCCAACTGCACCAAAGTGAAGCAGAAG CAGCAGAAGGCGGCACTGCTGAAgaacagctcagccctgcagtcGGTGTCCCTGCGCAACAAGA atgcCATCCGGGAGCGCCCCAATTCTGCCATCTACCCCTCGGAGAGCTTCCGGCAGACACTGCTGGGGCCCCGCCGTGGCCGCCCCTCCTTGTCCCTCTCCAAGAGCGTCTCCACCACCAACATCTCGGG GACGTTCAACGATGACTCTCCCCTGGGCATCCGGCGGATCCTGTCCCAGTCCACGGATTCCCTCAACATGCGCAACCGGACGCTCTCGGTGGAGTCATTGATTGATGAAG GCCCTGACGTCATCCTGAGCCAGCTGCTGAGCGATTTGGAGGCAGATGGGAAGGAGTTCGAGGCGGATTCCTGGAGCCTGGCAGTGGATaacagcttcctgcagcagcaccgcATGGACGTCATGAAGCGACAGGATGTCATCTACg AGCTGATGCAGACGGAGCTGCACCACGTGCGGACGCTGAAGATCATGGGCGCCCTGTTCCGCAGGGCaatgctggaggagctgcagctggaccCCGGCACCGTCCAGCGCATCTTCCCCTGCCTTGATGAGCTCAGCCACATCCACGAGCGCTTCCtggcccagctcctggagcGGCGCCGGGAATCGCTGGCCCAGGACAGCAACAAGAACTTCGTCATCGACCGCCTCGGTGACATCCTCGTCACCCAG TTCTCGGGCCCGAGCGCGGAGCAGCTGCGCAAAGCCTATGCCGAGTTCTGCAGCAAGCACACCAAGGCACTCAAGGAGTACAAGGACCTGCTGGCCCGGGACAAGCGCTTCCAGCAGTTCATCCGG cGGGTGACACGGTCCCCCCTCCTCCGCCGCCACGGCGTCCCCGAGTGCATCCTGCTGGTGACGCAGCGCATCACCAAGTACCCAGTGCTCATCGAGCGCATCCTTAAGAATTCCAAAG ACAACGAAGGGGACTGCGCGGACCTGTCGCGGGCGCTGCGGTTGGTGAAGGAGCTGCTCTCGGCCGTGGACGAGGAGGTTCACGCGTGGGAGCTCCGCGGGCGCCTCTGGGACGTTTTCCGGCGCGTGGATCCCCGCGCCAAGGTGCCGCTGCTCTGGGACAACCACCCCGGAGCCTTCGGGAGGGACGAGCTGCTCCGCAGGAAGCTGGTGCACAGCGGGGGGATGCTCTGGAAAACGGCGGCTGGCCGCTTCAAAG ACGTCCTGGTGCTGCTGATGACGGACGTGCTGGTGTTCCTGCAAGAGAAGGACCAGAAATACACCTTCCCCATGCTG GACAAGCCGGCTGTCATCTCCCTGCAAAACCTGATCGTGCGGGACATTGCCAACCAGGAGAAGGGGATGTTCCTGAtcagcgcggccccgcccgAGATGTACGAGGTGCACGCGGCTTCCCGGGATGACCGCAACCACTGGATGAAGGTCATTCAGCAGGCCGTCAGCCT CTGTCCAAGCCGCCAGGATTTTCCCCTGATTGAGACGGAGACTGAAGCGTCTTTGCGGAAGCTGAAAG AGCggatggagcagcaggaccGTCAGATCGCGGCACTGCTGGAGGACAAGGTTGGGATTTTTGCCGACATGCTGGCGCTGGGCAGCGGCTGCTCCGagcccaccccagccccccGCGGGACCCCCTTCCCAGGGGACCCCGCCCGGGGACCCCGCGGGGACGTGCTGCTGCACGACGCCATCCAGGAAG TGGAGTGCCTGAAGGAGATTTTCACGGGATGCACCCGGGATCAGAACCAGAACAACCCCCCCGAGGCCGAGAGCTGCACCAGCCCCAGCGCCAGCA ACGGTGACTCCGGCAGCATCAACGGCTCCTTGGAATTCCGAGTGGATCCAGATGCTGGGCAGCGG GACGGGAATGGGAACCAGGTCCCGCCGAGGGGATCCCAGGAG GAGATCAACCAGCGCCTGGTGAACCTGTATGGGCTCCTGCTGCGGCTCCag GTCCAGCTGACCCaccaggaggtgctgctggagctgcagctgccggAGGGGCTgcagcggccgcggccccgccggggctcCCAGCCGGCCGTGCCGGTAACCGGGGGCGCGGAGCCGGGCCCCGGGGCGGAGCTGGCGCTGCTGCAGCGGCAGCACGGGctggtgcaggaggagctgagccGCTGCcggcagctgtgccaggagcgGGCGCaggaggcggcggcgctggAGTCGCGGCTGCGGGACAGCGAACGGGAGCGGTCCCGGTTGGAACGGGAGCTGCAGGAGGCGCGGGGGgcgccggcggggccgcggggccggcgggcaGTGGAGCCCCGGCGCAGGAGCCTCCCGGCCGGGGACGCACTGTACCTGAGCTTCACCCCCCCGCAG CTGAGCCACGGCAGCCCCCCCCCCGGCCTCCCGTACCACccccctgccttccccagccctcGGGACGAGCTGGAATTCCGGGGAACTGACCCCGAACGGCTGCGGGAGGGTGAGGACTCCCTGGACGTGCTCCTGGAGGACGAGGGGGGCTTGGGGAGCCGCCACTCCCCCCCCGCCAGCCCCCGAG ATTTCCTGAGGATGCAGGATATTCCCGAGGAGGTGGAGAacagccaggagctgaaggagggcaATGGGGACAGTTAG